The following is a genomic window from Nitrospira sp..
GCGGAATAGGCTCGGACTTCTCCCGACTGGCCTTCAGTATTGGCCAGCAGTGCCTGCACCGCGTGATGATGCTTGACGATAAACAAAACCTCCGCGTCGCACACTCCGCTTTTCTCCAACACCACAAGCCCCTGCGCCGGATGGCTATCGTAGAGGGCCTGCTGCGCCGGCGGCATGGACTTGGTGCGGTTCAGAATGTTCTTGGGCAGACGGACAAGACCTACATCATGAAGCAGCGCAGCCACCCCCACGCGTTGCAACATCTCTCGAGGATAAGCCAGCGCTTGCCCGATAATGACAGCCAACGTACACACCGTCAGTCCATGTTCATGTAATGTGGGGTCTTGCTCCCGCAAGCCCATGACTGCATAACAGGCCGCCTGGCGCTCGAAGATGAACCCAATCATCTCATCGACTAACTGACTGGCTTCTGCGTACGACACCAGCCCTGTGGCCCTGGTCCCGTCAAAAATTCGATTGAGACGATTGATCCACTCTGTCCGCCGCTGTTTCGCCAGCGCAAGATTGTCCGCCAACACCACAGCCGTACGTTCCGGAGAAATAGGATTCAGCGTTGGCGAAAGAGACGGCTCCGCCTGAGCCTCACGCGCAAGACTCGGATCATCCGGCTTCACCTGAGAATCCGCAGCATCAAGCCCTCGAGCCGTATCGATTGTTACCTGCGCAATGCCCGATGCTCGCAATGCATCGATTTCCGATTGCGCGCTGATCACAAATTTATGCCGAAAAAACGGCGTGTGAAGCCACGAACGATCCACCCCAATCAGATACATCCCGACCTTAAGATTGGAAAGCAGAATTGTGCGATGCGCCATATCGTCGCAGATCCTTCGATTTAATAGGGATATTCAGCTCTATTGGATCGGTAGATTACCCCTCAAACTTGAGTGTCTTCCGTTGGAATTCATGCCTGTCTGTATCCGTTCATGCAGAACGCTGTCCGTTCTGTCAGTAGAAAAATTTATAACTTAATTATATACCCTTATAATAGCAAATTACTCTCCATAGCCAAGCAACCTCGAAAAATGACAGCCCAGGGGAGACAGCTTTCCCATTGAACGGCATGGCTATTTGCTCACATAAATGCGGCACACAGGGTGTCGCGATATCGCGTACGTGTTTCATACAGAGCCTTTCTGAAATTTCAGCTGTTCATTGAGACCGGTTGTTGCCGTTTCCTCACAGGTCGACTGCACTGCAGCTCGGCAGAATCTGCTACACTTAGTCCAGTGCAAATAGAGCTGGGTTGATCAATCCCGATCAACGCCGGCATGTGACAAAGGCAAACCACCTGAGAGGGTGGGACGCAAAGCCAAGGGACCTAACGAGGGACACATGTTCCAGGGTCAGCCTAGCCGCCACAACGCAATGCTCTTCAAGCGCCACCGGCGTGCCAGGTATTTCCCGGAACTGCTCCCTCCGAATGACTCCACGCTGTGTCATCTCGGAACGGAACTGGGAGGTGCCGTATGATGTCCGCTATCGATACCGCCTTATCGGGTCTGACCAACTTCGCCAAAAAGCTCGAGGTGTCCGCACACAACGTGGCGAACATCAACACCGACGGGTTCCATAAATCGAGGGTGGAATCCGTTGAAGTGGGAACTGGCGGCGTGCTGCCAGTGGTCCAGAAGGACGATTCGGCCGGGCCGAGCGTATTGAAAGACCGTGGGTACGGTGCGGCTCAAGTCGAATTGTCTAATGTCGATCTCGGAGAAGAGGCCGTCAGCCAAATCGTCGCCCAGCGCGGATTCGAGGCCAATCTCCACACGCTGAAAACCGCCGACGATATGCTGGGCAGCATCATCGACACGAAGCGGTAAGTTCCCAGACCGGCGATCCGTGTCATCGGGCACGCGACATAGCATTCCCGCCCGACAGTGTGCTATGTCGAGGGCATGACCGCGCCCCGAGTTCTGTTACTGATTCCCCCACTCACCCAGCTGAATACGCCATACCCATCCACCGCTTACCTCACCGGATTCTTGCAGTCTCACGGGATCGCCTGTGAACAGGCCGATCTTGGAATTGAAATGGTCCTGCGCCTCTTCAGTCGCGATGGACTGCAAAAAATCTTTCACCTTGTGCGGCAATGGCAAGACCGCCTGCCCGAACAAGCCCTCGCCATGCTGGCCGACGAAGAGACCTATTTGAGTACGATCGACACCGTTGTATCCTTCCTGCAAGGCAAGACTCCAGAAGCCGCTGAGCAAATCCTCCGTCCTGGGTTTCTTCCACAGGGATTCCGATTCAACGGCAAGACACGATTTGCAAAATCTGTTTCTCTTGATGACCGAGCAAAACACTGGGGCACGCTCTACCTCGAAGACCTGGCCGATCTTGTTCAAGCGACTGTCAGTCCATCTTTCGCCCTCAGCCGTTACGCCGAACACCTGGCGCACTCCGCGTCGTCATTCGACCGATTAGCCTCGGCCCTCACCGAACCGCTCAGCGTGACGGATGAATTTCTGCTGGATGCCTTGTGGCCACACCTCGATCGCACGAAACCAACTCTCGTAGGATTGTCGGTTCCCTTTCCCGGCAATCTCTATGGCGCATTTCGGGTTGCCCAAGCGATTAAGCAACTGCAGCCAAACCTCCCTATTGTGCTTGGCGGCGGCTATGCCAATACTGAACTACGCCGGATCAGCGACCCACGAGTATTCGACTACGTGGACTTCATCACGCTGGACGACGGAGAACGGCCGCTCCTCTCGCTTCTCGAACATCTCGCCGGCCAACGGCGGCACACCGAACTCTGCCGGACATTTTACCGAAAAGACCAGCGCGTGCTCTTCGCCGACGACCGCTCATCGCCGAATTTCAGCATGGGCGAGGTCGGCTGTCCGACCTATCGCGGGTTGCCGCTGGATCGCTACCTAACAATCCTCGACAGCACCAATCCGATGCATCGCCTCTGGTCCGAAGGCCATTGGAATAAGCTGACCGTCGCGCATGGCTGCTATTGGAAACAATGCACATTTTGCGATGTCGGGCTCGACTACATCGGCCGGTACGAAGCGACGCCGACCGAACGGTTGATCCTGCAAATCGAACAATTGATTGCCGAGACAGGACAACGGGGATTCCACTTTGTGGATGAAGCCGCTCCGCCTGCGGCACTCAAAGCACTGGCGCTGGGAGTCCTGGAACGAAGGATCGACATAACCTGGTGGGGAAACATCCGGTTCGAAGAAGCGTTTTCACCGGATCTGTGCAAGCTCTTAGCCGCCTCCGGCTGTATCGCCGTGACAGCAGGACTGGAAGCGGCCTCAGACCGCCTGCTCGACAAAATGAAAAAAGGGATCACGGTCGATCAGACGGCACTCGTAGCCGCCGCCTTTCAAGAAGCCGGCATCATGATCCACGCATATCTCATGTACGGATTTCCTTCGGAAACAATCCAAGAAGCCGTGGATGCCCTCGAACGCGTGCGGCAGCTCTTCAAGGCAGACCTGATACAATCGGCCTTCTGGCACCGATTCACCACCACCGCTCACAGCCCGGTCGGCCTTGATCCCAAAGCGAACGGGCTACGCATCCTCGGCCCAGCGTTTGAAGGCTTCGCCGATAATGATCTGATTCACCGAGACCGCATTGGGAAAACACCTACCTGGCTGGGCGAAGGCTTGCGCCGATCCATGTTGAACTTTCTGGAAGGGCGCGGTTTGACGCTGGATGTCCGGCAGTGGTTTGACTATGAAGTCCCTGCCCCCAATGTCCCTAAGAACTGGGTACGGACGCTTCTCCGCAAGCAAGCGACAACGGACTCTCTGCCACTTGAACGCCGGCTGGTGTGGCTCGGCAATCGACCAGTCTTAGCAACGCACGCCAGCCACATCACCCTGACCCTGGAAGGGCGATTTGCCAAAACCGTCATCCGCCTCCCCCACAAGCAGGGGCAGTGGTTGCATACCATCCTCACGCAAGCAACCCCACGCAAACACAAAACAACGCCCTATCCATGGATTCGAGACATCCAAGCCAGCTTTCCAGGCGCTGTCGAACATTTTTCCACGTTTTTACAGCATCCTGCTTGGAAAGAAGCCCGCGCCGCCGGATTGTTACTGGTCTAGCCCCTCATAGACTTCCTCCCCCCCAAACAAAAAAGGCGGGAGATGCTCAGCACCTCCCGCCCTCTACATGCCCTGTGAACGCTCGTTACTTATTCGGCTGCGGCGTATAGCGCAGATACGGCTTCACCGTCTTAAACCCCTTCGGGAAAAGCGTCTTGGCCTCCGCGTCGTTCACTGCCGGAGTAATGATGCAATCTTCTCCGTCCTTCCAGTTCGCCGGAGTCGCGACTTTGAACTTGGAGGTCAGCTGGAGCGAATCGACAACTCGCAACAATTCATCGAAGTTCCGCCCACATGAAGCCGGATAGGTCAATGTCAGCTTCACTTTTTTATCAGGTCCGACAATGAAGACCGAACGGACCGTCATGTTGTCGATCGCATTCGGATGGATCATGTCGTAGAGGGTTGCGACCTTCTTGTCCGGGTCGGCAATGATCGGATAGTTCATCGTGGTCTTCTGAGTCTCATTGATATCGTTGATCCACCCCTTATGAGAATCCAATGGATCGACGCTGACCGCAATGACTTTCACCCCTCGCTTCTTGAACTCAGGAGTGATCTTGGCCACAGTCCCCAACTCAGTCGTGCAAACCGGGGTATAGTCCTTCGGATGCGAGAACAAAATCCCCCATCCGCCACCAAGCCATTCATGAAAGTTGATCGGCCCTTCAGTCGTGTCGGCCGTAAAATTCGGGGCTTCATCTCCTAAACGTACTGCCATGCTGAACTCCTTTCTATAATCGACACACAAGGATCTTGTACATTGTCTATATAATACGCACCACCTTACTGACTTCCCGGTTCAGAGTGCAAGCCCTCCTGTAACCCCTTCCGTGGCCTGCCGCCCTCGGCAGAACTTTCCCTCTCAAGAAATCGTGACACCTTGCCGATAGGGACCGCAGATACCCAGGAGCCCCCAATGGATAAACCGCAGGCAGGACAAAAGCTTCGCATCACCACAGATCCCATGTATCAATTACTCCGCGAAGGCTGCATTAAGGAGTTCAACGCCAAGAAGTCCTCGGGCGATACATGCGACTTGAAAAGCTCCGACCTGCGAGGGCTGGATCTCCGCGGGCTGGATGCCACCGGGCTGGATTTCAGCGACTGCTACTTCCGGCAATCCGATCTGCGTGGGATCGACTTCAGCCAGTCTAACTTGAGAGGCGCCTCCATTAACGCCTGCAAGGTCTCCGGCGCTCTCTTTCCGGCTGAACTCACCGCATCAGAAATTGAGCTCTCGCTCTTGCAAGGCACCCGTATGCGATATACGGCAAAATAATCGCGACCCTGCCGACAGACCACACGTACCCTAGCGCGCCGCCATCGTAAGCGCTGTCGGCACGGTAGCTCCGCTCCCGTCCTTCAGTCCCGCTTCTAACATGAAGACTCGAGCCTCTTCGACCTGTCCCTGCTGCGTCAAGCTTTCCCTGATCCGCTCCGCGCGACGTTGCGCTAGAAGACGGAGCGCCTCCTCCTCAATCGTGATGGTCTTAAGCAACCGCGTCTTTTTCTCAGCAATCGAAGGTGGTGGGACGCCTGGCTGCTCCGGTGCCGGAGGAAATTGCTTGGCATACCAGGCCGCCGTCAACCGAGATTCATCCTCCGGCGAAAGAGCAGGAAGCGGCTCCTTGCCAGACGGCCGACCGGTCTCCTCAAGTTTGAGCTGACGCAAGCGCTCAAGGAAGCGATCTTCCGCGAGCACCTGCGCATCCACTTGCCTATCGGCTATGCCGGCGACATCCAAGGACAAGGCCGGCCGCTCCGTCAGCACCGTCACCAGCGTCGCCAGCTTCTTCGCCTCGCTCTCAGTCAGATCGCTCCGGCCCGGAGGAAATTCGATGGCTTCCAGACCTTCCCCGCTGCCTCCGACAAGCGACCCAATCAAAGCAAATGGCGAGGTCACCGCTTTTCCCAAAAGTGTGAGCACGACATTGAGCAGAGCACGGCCATACTTAAAATCCGGGTCCTTCAGATTCCCGCGCACCGGCAGATCGATCGCAATCTGCCCTTTGCGATCCTTGAGCAGCGCAACGACCAAAGGAACCGGCAGCGAGGTGGCATCGGGACTCTCGACCTTCTCTCCAAAACCCAGCTGATCGATGAGCACCTTGTTTTCCGCTTCCAGCTCATGCTGCGATACTTTATAGGCTAAATCCAGGAACAGCTTCCCCTTCCGAATAGGATAGCCCACATACTTCCCGCTATAGGGACCCGCCGTAGTCAAATCGATATTGTCGAACTTGACCGAGAGATCGGTAAACGCGTTCTCCGTGAGCGGATTGATCTTGCCCACAATCCGCAATGGCGCCACACGCCCAAGCTTGCCCGAGAGATCGACATCCGCCTTCGCCATCTGCTTCGACGACAGCCCTTTCACCGTTCCCGTCAACTCTTCGAGTCCCGTCCGCACCGTCGGCGCAATCGAGTCGTCTTGAAACATCACCGCGCCCTTCATCAGCTTCACCGTCTTAATGGTGATTTCCGGTGCCGGCCCTGGCTTGCCGGCCGACTGGCTGGGCGTCGCCTCCGTCTCCTTCGGCGCTTTGACCAAATGCGCCAGATTCATCGTGCCATCGGGCTGCACCGCGACTTGCACGCGAAGCTGATCGAGACCGACTTCGTCCAACGCCACCGTTGTCGGATCGACAGTCAGCGCAATCTGCTTCAGCAGAAGATGCTTCCAGGAAGCAAACGGCAATCCCTCTTCCCGGTTGACCAGCGCCAGCGACTTCACACCCAGGTTTCCTCGGAACGTCATGAACGGCGCCTTCGGATGTTCGACCGCCAAGTGGAGCGCTCCATCAATATCCAGCGAACCGTCATCGATGCCGACACGAGTCGCCTGTTGCAGATAGGGTTCAAATGGCGCCAAGCCCAAGCTCTTCAGCGCCAGCGTAAAGTCCGCTTGAAAGGGCGACACCGCCATCTGGCCGTCCAACGTAAACCTGCCGGTATCGTTGATCGTCTGATCGACAGCGAGCGGGATCGGTCCTTTGATCGGCCAAGCCAGATCATGCGAGCGCACGGAGTTCACCACAACTTTGGCCTGCATCGTGGACGGCAAAGACCGATCCTCAAATCGAATCGTATGATTCTTGATCTGCACCTCCTTCACCGCCACCGACCAAGGCGGCGACTCCTTGGCCGGCTCGTTCACCGAAACAGGTGGAGCTGGCGCCTCAGCCGCCGACCGGCTCTCGACAGGCGTAAAGAGCGCTTGCAGATTCAGGCTCTTATCGGGATTCAGCCAGACTCGGTCCGATGCATTCTCCACACCGATCGACGCAATCGACACCTGGTGCTGCCGCAGATCCATCTGAATGCCATCGAGTGCAAAGGACGGGACAGAGATCACCGGATTCACATCGCCCTTTTCAACAATGCCGACATCCGCGAGGTGAAGAAACGCATCCGAGACGGTGACATCCATTGGAGTCGCCCCCATATCGAGTCGATAGGGCACCTTGAGGTCGATCGTGCCGCCCGGAATGTCGAAATTGAATTGTCCCTGCACAGCCTGAAAAATCGTGGGAATCTTCACTCCGCTCAACGCCACCGTGCCCTCGGAGCGAATCGGCTCCAAGGTGATGGTGCCGTTCCAATCCAGCACCTCCCCTTTGCCTAGCTCCGCAACGAACGAATAGGTATTGTCTCCACCCGGCTTGGTGTGAAAATTTTTCAGAACGATTCCAATCGGCACAATATCGATGGCCACCGGCCGAGGCTTGGACTCGTCTCGAAACTCCACAATACCCTGAGCGATCTCGAACTGCCCAATCTGGACAGCTGGAATCTCTCCCGGCGGCTCCGGTGTCGCGGGAGGAGGCGGTTGATCGCCCGGCGCATCCGGAGGAACTAAATCGAGCAAATTCAGATGGCCATTCGGCGCCACTTTTACCGCCACATAGGGCATCGTCAGACGGATCACATCGAATACATAGGCCAGGCGAAACAACGAGACCGCCTGGAAATTCACAAAAAATTCCTCGAACCCGACCACGGGCGTCTGATCGGTGTCACGAATTTCCAGTCCCGCGATCCGTACCGACAATTCAAAGGGATTGATGGCCACTTCTCTCACCACCACCGGATGGCGGATCGTCTCGGCGACTTTCGGTACCGCGTAAGTGGTAATGAGGTATGGCAGCAGGAAAAACCCAACCAGCGCATAGAGCAACAGCGCGCCGCCAAACCCAATTGCGAGAGGAAGAGGACGGAAAAATTTACGCATGAATGATTACGCCAACATGATGGACCTCAGGCACCATTGCCCGAACGCCACCATCTTGTTGATACTAAATCCTTTTCCCTAAAAGAGCAAAGCCGAACTTCCCCTGCAGTTCCCAGCCTCCAGCAAAACGATCAGGTCCGAAAATAGCCAGACTATGAGACCGGCCCGCGTTAGACTGGAGACATGAAACAAGCCGATGTGTTCTATGAAGCAATGAAGGCCCGCGACAACCGGTTCGACGGGAAGTTCTTCGTCGGAGTAAAGACGACCGGG
Proteins encoded in this region:
- a CDS encoding hypothetical protein (Evidence 4 : Unknown function but conserved in other organisms; MaGe:77308534), whose product is MAHRTILLSNLKVGMYLIGVDRSWLHTPFFRHKFVISAQSEIDALRASGIAQVTIDTARGLDAADSQVKPDDPSLAREAQAEPSLSPTLNPISPERTAVVLADNLALAKQRRTEWINRLNRIFDGTRATGLVSYAEASQLVDEMIGFIFERQAACYAVMGLREQDPTLHEHGLTVCTLAVIIGQALAYPREMLQRVGVAALLHDVGLVRLPKNILNRTKSMPPAQQALYDSHPAQGLVVLEKSGVCDAEVLFIVKHHHAVQALLANTEGQSGEVRAYSALVGIVDQYDELLTGQTGGPPMSSNQAMTQLYQRYRDQPYLRDQVSYLIRAIGVFPLYSLVALKSGEVGVVGAITPGKAHLPIVYLCRDARGRSCAPPLELDLAQEPEGGRSIHDIRDPRREGIDVESILRQVAA
- a CDS encoding hypothetical protein (Evidence 5 : Unknown function; MaGe:77308535), which gives rise to MSSVGIHACLYPFMQNAVRSVSRKIYNLIIYPYNSKLLSIAKQPRKMTAQGRQLSH
- a CDS encoding Flagellar hook-associated protein flgK (MaGe:77308537), with the translated sequence MMSAIDTALSGLTNFAKKLEVSAHNVANINTDGFHKSRVESVEVGTGGVLPVVQKDDSAGPSVLKDRGYGAAQVELSNVDLGEEAVSQIVAQRGFEANLHTLKTADDMLGSIIDTKR
- a CDS encoding B12-binding domain-containing protein (MaGe:77308538) — translated: MTAPRVLLLIPPLTQLNTPYPSTAYLTGFLQSHGIACEQADLGIEMVLRLFSRDGLQKIFHLVRQWQDRLPEQALAMLADEETYLSTIDTVVSFLQGKTPEAAEQILRPGFLPQGFRFNGKTRFAKSVSLDDRAKHWGTLYLEDLADLVQATVSPSFALSRYAEHLAHSASSFDRLASALTEPLSVTDEFLLDALWPHLDRTKPTLVGLSVPFPGNLYGAFRVAQAIKQLQPNLPIVLGGGYANTELRRISDPRVFDYVDFITLDDGERPLLSLLEHLAGQRRHTELCRTFYRKDQRVLFADDRSSPNFSMGEVGCPTYRGLPLDRYLTILDSTNPMHRLWSEGHWNKLTVAHGCYWKQCTFCDVGLDYIGRYEATPTERLILQIEQLIAETGQRGFHFVDEAAPPAALKALALGVLERRIDITWWGNIRFEEAFSPDLCKLLAASGCIAVTAGLEAASDRLLDKMKKGITVDQTALVAAAFQEAGIMIHAYLMYGFPSETIQEAVDALERVRQLFKADLIQSAFWHRFTTTAHSPVGLDPKANGLRILGPAFEGFADNDLIHRDRIGKTPTWLGEGLRRSMLNFLEGRGLTLDVRQWFDYEVPAPNVPKNWVRTLLRKQATTDSLPLERRLVWLGNRPVLATHASHITLTLEGRFAKTVIRLPHKQGQWLHTILTQATPRKHKTTPYPWIRDIQASFPGAVEHFSTFLQHPAWKEARAAGLLLV
- a CDS encoding Alkyl hydroperoxide reductase subunit C-like protein (MaGe:77308539), which gives rise to MAVRLGDEAPNFTADTTEGPINFHEWLGGGWGILFSHPKDYTPVCTTELGTVAKITPEFKKRGVKVIAVSVDPLDSHKGWINDINETQKTTMNYPIIADPDKKVATLYDMIHPNAIDNMTVRSVFIVGPDKKVKLTLTYPASCGRNFDELLRVVDSLQLTSKFKVATPANWKDGEDCIITPAVNDAEAKTLFPKGFKTVKPYLRYTPQPNK
- a CDS encoding hypothetical protein (Evidence 4 : Unknown function but conserved in other organisms; MaGe:77308540), yielding MDKPQAGQKLRITTDPMYQLLREGCIKEFNAKKSSGDTCDLKSSDLRGLDLRGLDATGLDFSDCYFRQSDLRGIDFSQSNLRGASINACKVSGALFPAELTASEIELSLLQGTRMRYTAK
- a CDS encoding hypothetical protein (Evidence 4 : Unknown function but conserved in other organisms; MaGe:77308541); the encoded protein is MRKFFRPLPLAIGFGGALLLYALVGFFLLPYLITTYAVPKVAETIRHPVVVREVAINPFELSVRIAGLEIRDTDQTPVVGFEEFFVNFQAVSLFRLAYVFDVIRLTMPYVAVKVAPNGHLNLLDLVPPDAPGDQPPPPATPEPPGEIPAVQIGQFEIAQGIVEFRDESKPRPVAIDIVPIGIVLKNFHTKPGGDNTYSFVAELGKGEVLDWNGTITLEPIRSEGTVALSGVKIPTIFQAVQGQFNFDIPGGTIDLKVPYRLDMGATPMDVTVSDAFLHLADVGIVEKGDVNPVISVPSFALDGIQMDLRQHQVSIASIGVENASDRVWLNPDKSLNLQALFTPVESRSAAEAPAPPVSVNEPAKESPPWSVAVKEVQIKNHTIRFEDRSLPSTMQAKVVVNSVRSHDLAWPIKGPIPLAVDQTINDTGRFTLDGQMAVSPFQADFTLALKSLGLAPFEPYLQQATRVGIDDGSLDIDGALHLAVEHPKAPFMTFRGNLGVKSLALVNREEGLPFASWKHLLLKQIALTVDPTTVALDEVGLDQLRVQVAVQPDGTMNLAHLVKAPKETEATPSQSAGKPGPAPEITIKTVKLMKGAVMFQDDSIAPTVRTGLEELTGTVKGLSSKQMAKADVDLSGKLGRVAPLRIVGKINPLTENAFTDLSVKFDNIDLTTAGPYSGKYVGYPIRKGKLFLDLAYKVSQHELEAENKVLIDQLGFGEKVESPDATSLPVPLVVALLKDRKGQIAIDLPVRGNLKDPDFKYGRALLNVVLTLLGKAVTSPFALIGSLVGGSGEGLEAIEFPPGRSDLTESEAKKLATLVTVLTERPALSLDVAGIADRQVDAQVLAEDRFLERLRQLKLEETGRPSGKEPLPALSPEDESRLTAAWYAKQFPPAPEQPGVPPPSIAEKKTRLLKTITIEEEALRLLAQRRAERIRESLTQQGQVEEARVFMLEAGLKDGSGATVPTALTMAAR